AAAGCACCGTCAAGGTGCACGTCAAACACCTGCTGAAAAAGATGAAGCTAAAATCCCGCGTCGAGGCGGCCGTGTGGGTGCTGCAGGGTAAAAACGGTTAATCGCCGCCGTACAGCGGCCCGGTTTGCGCCGGAATGGGCGGCGGCGTCAGGGTTTTGATCGGCGGCAGGTCCGCGTCTTCCCCGGTGGTCGCCGTCAGCGGCGGCGCCACTTTCAGCTCTATCCAGTTGGACGTCACGCGCTGCTGTTTATCGTCTTCCAGCGTGACCGACAACCGATAGCTGTTGGCGGCACCCGGCGCGTCATCCCACGGCGGCACAATCGCCGTCCAGCCCTGCGGATCGTTGGCATTATGCGGCGGCGTCAGGCTCAGCGCCTGCGTATCCCCCTGCCAACTGACGTGAGAAATCCCATTCAATGCCTTGATCTCCAGCACCAGCGGCACGGTTTCTCCCGCCTGCAGGCTCCACGGCGGCGTGGCGAGGAACACCTGCAGTGTCTTGCGCTGGCGGAACTCCAGCACCGGCACGTTCTTGCGTTCGATAGGATCGTAGCGGCTGCCGCGCAGCGACTTGGCCTGCGCCACGTACTCCGGCGAAATCTGCTTCACCAGCGGTACGCCGAGCCGATAGCTCAACGCCAGTTCAACCTGGTCCTGGCTCTGCCCGCCCGCGCCAATCTTGTGCAACGCCTTCATCGTCACCAGCGGTACCGGGGTGTAATTGAGTCCCAGCTGCATCGCGCGCGGATCATTTTGCTTTTTGCCGCTGCCGAACAGATCGACATTGTCGCCCAGGTACTGCTCATAGCTGAGCGAACCGCCGATCTGGCGGTAAAACGGCAAGTAGCCTTGCGTCGTGATTTCGTAACCGCGTGCCGGACGGCTGAAAAACACCCCGTCGCCGGGCTGCTGCGACAGCGCCGACAGCGGGTAGTAATAGTTGGTGGAGAAACGCAGGTAGTCTCCCCAGGCTTCCGCACCGACGCTGCCGCGATTGCGCTGCCGGGCGAAATCGCTGTCGAGCGCCGTGTTGTAGCCCAGCAGCCAGTCGCCGACGATCCAGCGCTGCCCCAGCGCAAAATTACCCAGCGCCCCGGCGCTTTGCTGCAGCCAGCCGATCTGGCTGTAGGTCAGCAATCCGTCGACGTCGTACAGCGGGCTGAATAACTGCCCGTTGCTGCCGGTAAAGTCGCCCTCGCCGGTCATCTTCAGCGATAACCGGGCAGTGCCCAGCGGCGACAACAGTTCCTGCGCCTGTTGCTGCAAAGCGCCCGTCGCCTGGCCCAGCAAATAGTCCTCGGCGCGGCTGCGCATCTGCTGACGTGAAACGTTATTCAGATCTTTTTCGCCGAGCTGTTTGGCCATCTCGGCCCACTGCTTTTCGCGCGCGGCGTCGTCGGGCGCGCCGCCCAGCTCCGGCAAGTTTTTGGCCGGATCCGCGGCTTGCTGCTCGGAAGGACTTACGGTATCCGGCGCCGGTGGCGACTCAGCGTACACGGGCAACGCGCCGGCCAGCCACACCAGCGGCCCGGCCAGCCACGCCGTCTGGCGGCAGCGCCAGAGTCTTTTTTGGGTCTTGATGAGTATTGCCTGAATCACGTCTTTCATGACACCGTTGGCTTATCTCCTTCCTGGAATACACCAACTCACTGCTTTGCCGCCGCTTTTCCCGCGGCAGATCTGAAAAAACTCGCGCCCCCGGCCTGGCGGGTGCGCCTCTCCCTTAAGCCTAGCGGCTTGACGAGCAGAAACAATAGGATAAACCCCAATCGCACCTTGTGACGCCGTCACATAGTGCCATTAACTCGGCCACGCCGTTCACCCAGTGAATTCATACCATTTTAGCGCCAATTTTGCCGAAAAAACGTGCGGTAAAAGCTGCGAGCCGACACGTAGATGCTTGTTTCATCATGCAATACGCCAAGCCACGTTGCGAACAACCACGCATATCCGGCAGAGCACCGCGTTTCATCCCGATGAAATGTGCATTTTGCCGTTATTTTAAACGTCTGTTTTACGGCTGGCGGAACCCTGAATGTTTATTCCTTTACTGTGGCAAGCGCTGTTTTTCACCGCGCTGCTGTCAGCAGGCATGGTTGCCTTCTCGCTCATCACCTGGCTGGAACGAACGGAGTACGTACGCGCCAACCCGCCGAGATTGCGCCGCTGCAGCCTGCTGCTGACAGCCTTCGGTTTAGCATTGGCGACATTGCCCTTCGACCTGCCGGCAGCGCACCGGCTGTGGCTGCCACCGGCCGCGGCGCTGCTGATCGCCCTGAGCTGGCTCGACTGGCGCCACCGATGGCTGCCGGACCGGCTCACCCAGCCACTGTTGTGGAGCGGGCTGCTGTGTAACCTTGACGCCCGCTGGGCGCCGCTGGACGATGCGGTTATCGGCGCTGTGGCCGGTTACGGCGCGCTGTGGCTGCTCAACGCGCTTTATCGGCAGGCGCGGCGACGTAACGGCATCGGTCAGGGTGATTTCAAACTGTTGGCGGCACTAGGCGCCTGGCTCGGTTGGACGACGTTGCCGCTGTTGCTCTGCCTGGCGGCGGCGTTCGGGTTAAGCCTGGCTGTAGCGCACGGCCTGCATAACCGCCGCGCCTGGCGAACGCCGCAACCTTTCGGTATCGCCTTGGCGGTGGCCGGCTGGCTGCAGCTCTTGATGGACGCCGACCAAAATACGCCGGCGCTGTTCGGTTAGTTCTTCAGTGCCTCGATCAGCCGGTTGAGCAATCCGGCCACTTCTGCCGTGCTGGCCGTTGTCGGATTGGCCAGCGGCTGGATCACCGCGAGTTTGGTCGTGGATAACACCTCGTCGCTACGGATTTCCAACGCATCGGAGGGAGGCGTGCTCAACGAAGCGCCGTCCGGCCGCCAGTAACTGCCACGCGTAGTCTGCACCTGATAGCTGCCAAAGCCGAAATCCTTCTCGACGCGATAATATATTTCGCAGCTCAACGGCCCGGTGCGCCGCAACATAAAGGCGCCTTTCGCGCTATAGCTACCTTTATTGACGACAAAGGCGGTCGCCTGCGAAGACAGATCGAACGTGATATATAAATCGCACGCCAGCACCTTGGTGCTGACGCCCTGCTGAAGCGTAATGTGCGTTGTGGGTTGCCGATCCGGCGCGGTCAGTGTGCCTAAAAAAGTCCACGATGGCTGTTTCGAGATATTACGCGGCAAATGATTGCTGGTGGAGGAAGGGGCAATCCCCCGCTCGCCCAGACTGTACATCGTTTCGACCCCGCTTAAAAACGACGTAACGTCAACGCTGCTTTTGCCGGCCACCGGGATGCCGCCGTTGTATACGTTACTGAAAGTTACCTCGGTATTGTTGTTACAGGCGGCGATTGCCATCGGGAAAGGCGTCTTCGAACCGCTGTAAAGATTCAACTGACCGATATCCCAACGGGATTCGTTAATGAATCGGCACAACACGCCCCCGCTCTCCACGTTCTGCGCGTCCTGGATATTGATATTGCCTATCGTGCCCTGAGCAAAGTTGGTGGACAGCACGCTGACGCTGGCGGCACGCTGCGTGTTGCGGTTCTCACAGCCCAATGAATTGATCGTGCCGTTAAAATCCTTGAAAGAGTAGATATCGCCGGTGCAGTCATCCGCGGCCAACGAGCCGATGGTGGAATAGAACCCTGAAATTCTGAACGCAGTGCCCTTGGCGTGAGCGGCGTAGAGCCCATCGATAAAGTTGGTGGTGCCGGACTTGTTCATCCACAGCACACCATCTCCCGGGCGATTGGCGTTAGCTTCCATCTGCACGTTCACCAGCCAGTTAATGAACATGTCGCCCGACACAAACAGCGAATAACCGCCAACCTTGGTGTAGATGTCACGGATATCAAACTTCGTCATATTGAGATCGCTGAACCATACGCCGTGGGTATCGTCTGCGCCGGTATCATCCCGCAACGTCAAGCCGTGCAGCGTCAGATTGGCGAAGCCTTTCACCACGATCACCGCTTTCTTCGTTTCGCCTTGTTCATTGGTATAACTGCTGTCCGCAGTCTTGACGATTTTGGTCGCCCGCCCCAACCCGACCACCCGCAAGCCGATGCCGCCGTAGATGTCCGTTGTCGTTTGAATGAGTACATGCCCGGCGACCGTATACACCCGTTTACCCAGGGACAACGTGCCGCCGGCTTGCAGCGCCGCCGCCGCCGCTTTGTTGATCGCCGGCCCCCAGTTGCTGCCGTCGCTGTCCTGATAAAACTGTTCCGGCGTCACAACCTCACCGGTGGCGAGCAAGGTTGCTGCGCGCTCAACTGAAACGTTTTCGTTATTGTCCATAATCTCTCCTGACATGATGTGTCCGCATCAATGCGGACGGTGGCGGTGGACGGCATAACCAACGCCGTCTTGCAATCCCAACCTATCATCGTCACGTGAGCACGTTATGAAATTTCATTTTATTTCACTCTGACACAACACCTCGTAATTCGTGGTTGCAACAGCACGCAAGTTCACACGCTGTCGACCTTCGACGCGACACAAAGCTCGGCCAGGCGCGCGGCGCTGTCGCTACTTACTCACCCGGTCCAGATACAGCATGCTGTTGGCGATATCCACCCGGGCATCTTCAACATTGTCCCGCAATGCCACCAGCGTTTGCCCTTGCAGCGTCACCACATAGGGCGAACTAACCTGTAATTCCCGCTGCAGCGCGACGTAACGTGCGCCGCGTGCGGCGCTGTTGCCCTCCGCAGCCGCCGCACGCGTCTGCGCACTGATGGCCGGAATGCTCCACTGGGTGCGCCAGGCCAGGGTTTTCGGCCCGCCCGGTACGTTGTAGGCAAAGGCGCTGGCGTTGGTGTTCGGATCCAGGTAGTCGGCACCCCAGTAGGTGAAAATCGCCTGAAAATCGCGGCCACGCATTTTGCCCCACAAATCGCTCTCCACCACCGGCTGGATATCCAGCCGCAGCCCGGCCTGCGCAAAGCTGGCTTGCAGCGCCTGCGCGATGTCGGTATACGGCGGCTGGTTAATGACGATCAGACTGATGCGCGTGCCTTCGGCAATGCCGGCCTCACGCAGGATCTGTTTGGCCTTGGCGACATCGAGCTTAAACGGCCGCTCGTCGAGCGCTCCGTCCAATCCCTGCGGCAAGAAGGCCTGATGCACGCGATATTGTCCTTTCAGCAGCTGCTCGGCGATGCTCTGATAATCCACCAACCAACGCGCCGCCTGCCATAATGCAGGGTTGCCCAGCGACGGATTGTCTTTGCTGCCGGTGTTGAAACCGAGGTAATACACTCTGGGCGCATCGGCCTGCTCGATGCGTACGCCGGGCGCATTGCGCAGCGAGTCGAACTGATCGGCCCCCAGATCGTAGGCCACATCGGCATCCCCTTTCAGCAGCAGCAAGCGGCGAGTACCGGCGTCGCTGACATTCTTGAACAACACCGTTTTCAGCCTGGCCGGCGACGGCGCATAGTCGTTGCGGCCAAACAGCAGCGCCTCGTGCGGCACATAGTTGTTCACCCGATACGGGCCACTGCCGGCGGAATGGCTGTGCAACCAGGCATTGCCGTAATCCCCCTGTTGCGCGTGCTCATTCAGCAGCTTCTCATCCACGATCGAGGCCACATTCGCCGTCAGCAGGCGCAGCGCCAGCTCGCTGCCGATGTTGGCCGGCCAACTGAGTTGCACCTGGTTATCCCCCACCTTCTTCAGCTGCTGCTCAACGTTATCCGGCGTCCAGCCAAATTCACCGAGGATAAACGACGGCGCCTTGTTCAGCTTCACCGCGCGAACCAGCGAGAAAATCACGTCCTCAGGCCGCAGCGGATTGCCGGAAGCAAAGCGTTGCTGCGGTTTCAGGGTAAAGATCAGGCTGCGGCCATCGGCGCCCGCTTGCCAACTGCCTGCGGCGTCCGGTGCCAGCTTTTGCGGCGCATTGCGATCCGGTGCCACCAGGCGCTGATAGAGGTTGACCAGAT
The sequence above is drawn from the Serratia sp. FDAARGOS_506 genome and encodes:
- a CDS encoding YchO/YchP family invasin; the encoded protein is MKDVIQAILIKTQKRLWRCRQTAWLAGPLVWLAGALPVYAESPPAPDTVSPSEQQAADPAKNLPELGGAPDDAAREKQWAEMAKQLGEKDLNNVSRQQMRSRAEDYLLGQATGALQQQAQELLSPLGTARLSLKMTGEGDFTGSNGQLFSPLYDVDGLLTYSQIGWLQQSAGALGNFALGQRWIVGDWLLGYNTALDSDFARQRNRGSVGAEAWGDYLRFSTNYYYPLSALSQQPGDGVFFSRPARGYEITTQGYLPFYRQIGGSLSYEQYLGDNVDLFGSGKKQNDPRAMQLGLNYTPVPLVTMKALHKIGAGGQSQDQVELALSYRLGVPLVKQISPEYVAQAKSLRGSRYDPIERKNVPVLEFRQRKTLQVFLATPPWSLQAGETVPLVLEIKALNGISHVSWQGDTQALSLTPPHNANDPQGWTAIVPPWDDAPGAANSYRLSVTLEDDKQQRVTSNWIELKVAPPLTATTGEDADLPPIKTLTPPPIPAQTGPLYGGD
- a CDS encoding A24 family peptidase, translated to MFIPLLWQALFFTALLSAGMVAFSLITWLERTEYVRANPPRLRRCSLLLTAFGLALATLPFDLPAAHRLWLPPAAALLIALSWLDWRHRWLPDRLTQPLLWSGLLCNLDARWAPLDDAVIGAVAGYGALWLLNALYRQARRRNGIGQGDFKLLAALGAWLGWTTLPLLLCLAAAFGLSLAVAHGLHNRRAWRTPQPFGIALAVAGWLQLLMDADQNTPALFG
- a CDS encoding ABC transporter substrate-binding protein yields the protein MKRLIPTLLFGAMAAAFGAQAATPQDTLVVVSSLEGIISLDPAESFETVSSANLVNLYQRLVAPDRNAPQKLAPDAAGSWQAGADGRSLIFTLKPQQRFASGNPLRPEDVIFSLVRAVKLNKAPSFILGEFGWTPDNVEQQLKKVGDNQVQLSWPANIGSELALRLLTANVASIVDEKLLNEHAQQGDYGNAWLHSHSAGSGPYRVNNYVPHEALLFGRNDYAPSPARLKTVLFKNVSDAGTRRLLLLKGDADVAYDLGADQFDSLRNAPGVRIEQADAPRVYYLGFNTGSKDNPSLGNPALWQAARWLVDYQSIAEQLLKGQYRVHQAFLPQGLDGALDERPFKLDVAKAKQILREAGIAEGTRISLIVINQPPYTDIAQALQASFAQAGLRLDIQPVVESDLWGKMRGRDFQAIFTYWGADYLDPNTNASAFAYNVPGGPKTLAWRTQWSIPAISAQTRAAAAEGNSAARGARYVALQRELQVSSPYVVTLQGQTLVALRDNVEDARVDIANSMLYLDRVSK